Proteins encoded within one genomic window of Triticum aestivum cultivar Chinese Spring chromosome 2D, IWGSC CS RefSeq v2.1, whole genome shotgun sequence:
- the LOC542901 gene encoding 60S ribosomal protein L15-2 — MGAYKFVSELWRRKQSDVMRFVQRVRCWEYRQQPAIVRITRPTRPDRARRLGFKAKQGYVVYRIRVRRGGRKRPVPKGIVYGKPKHQGITQLKFQRNKRSVAEERAGRRLGGLRVLNSYWVNEDSTYKYFEVILVDVAHSAVRNDPRINWLCKPVHKHRELRGLTSAGKKFRGLRGKGHRHHKNRPSRRATWKRNQTVSLRRYR; from the exons atGG GCGCGTACAAGTTCGTGTCGGAGCTATGGAGGAGGAAGCAGTCCGACGTGATGAGGTTCGTGCAGCGCGTGCGTTGCTGGGAGTACAGGCAGCAGCCCGCCATCGTCCGCATCACCAGGCCCACCCGCCCCGACAGGGCACGCCGTCTCGGCTTCAAGGCCAAGCAG GGGTATGTGGTCTACCGTATCCGTGTGAGACGTGGTGGCAGGAAGCGCCCAGTGCCCAAGGGTATTGTTTATGGCAAGCCTAAGCACCAGGGTATTACCCAACTCAAGTTCCAGAGGAACAAGAGGTCTGTTGCTGAGGAAAGAGCTGGGCGCAGGCTTGGTGGTCTTCGTGTCCTCAACTCCTACTGGGTGAATGAG GACTCCACCTACAAGTACTTTGAGGTCATCCTTGTTGACGTTGCTCACAGCGCTGTCCGCAACGATCCAAGGATCAACTGGCTCTGCAAGCCTGTGCACAAGCACCGTGAGCTGCGTGGTCTCACCTCTGCGGGAAAGAAATTCCGTGGTCTGCGTGGCAAGGGTCACCGCCACCACAAGAACAGGCCCTCAAGGAGAGCCACCTGGAAGAGGAACCAGACCGTCTCCCTCCGCCGCTACCGTTAA